In Gracilimonas sp., a single window of DNA contains:
- the murC gene encoding UDP-N-acetylmuramate--L-alanine ligase gives MVGIGGIGMSGMAEILLQRGYKVTGSDGAETETTKRLQELGAVVHKGHKAEYIEGADVVVYTSAVKADDNVETKAATENRIPTIKRAEMLAELMKMKFGIGVAGTHGKTTTTTMVGHVTQDGNYDPTIIVGGKVHSFDKTNAVVGKGDLIVVEADEFDRTFLRLSPSIAIITNIEAEHLDIYDDLEDVKQAFIDYANKVPFYGAVIVCLDDPNVRSILPNLEKRVITYGITPQAQLRAIDIRVDAFTSTFTVVHEGEKLGVITLKAPGEHNVKNALASIATGIELGIDFKLIKKGIERFDGVFRRFQLKYDNGCMVIDDYAHHPTEVQATLQAARKGWPDRRVVAVFQPHLYSRTQDLYKDFGLSFFDAELLIVTDVYPSREKPIEGVTGKLIADTAIQYGHKNVMYVEDKEKVTETLKEISKAGDIIITMGAGDIYRFGEEFVEALKSKTFKPKGK, from the coding sequence CGTTCATAAAGGACATAAGGCCGAATATATCGAAGGCGCAGATGTTGTGGTTTACACCAGTGCCGTGAAAGCTGATGATAATGTAGAAACTAAAGCTGCCACTGAAAACCGTATCCCCACTATTAAACGAGCAGAAATGCTGGCCGAATTGATGAAAATGAAGTTTGGTATCGGAGTGGCCGGAACACATGGAAAAACTACAACCACAACTATGGTAGGGCACGTGACCCAAGACGGAAACTATGATCCAACCATTATCGTCGGAGGGAAAGTCCACAGTTTTGACAAAACCAACGCTGTAGTTGGAAAAGGTGATTTAATTGTGGTTGAAGCCGATGAATTCGACCGAACATTCCTCCGTCTCTCCCCTTCAATTGCGATTATTACGAATATTGAAGCCGAACACCTGGACATTTATGATGATTTGGAAGATGTAAAACAGGCGTTTATTGACTATGCAAACAAAGTACCGTTTTACGGAGCGGTTATTGTATGCCTGGATGACCCAAATGTGCGCAGTATTTTGCCAAATCTTGAAAAAAGGGTCATCACCTATGGAATAACTCCTCAAGCTCAACTTCGGGCAATCGATATCCGTGTAGATGCTTTTACCAGTACCTTTACAGTAGTACATGAAGGTGAAAAACTTGGAGTTATTACGCTAAAAGCGCCGGGCGAGCATAACGTAAAAAATGCACTGGCTTCTATTGCAACAGGAATTGAACTGGGTATTGATTTTAAACTAATCAAAAAAGGCATTGAACGGTTTGACGGAGTATTCCGAAGATTTCAGCTCAAATATGACAACGGCTGTATGGTCATAGATGATTATGCCCATCACCCTACAGAAGTACAGGCAACACTACAGGCAGCACGGAAAGGATGGCCGGATCGCAGGGTCGTTGCGGTATTTCAACCTCATTTATATTCCCGAACTCAAGATTTATATAAGGATTTTGGGCTCTCTTTCTTTGACGCTGAGTTACTTATTGTGACAGATGTTTACCCTTCCCGCGAAAAACCCATTGAAGGAGTAACAGGGAAATTAATTGCAGATACAGCCATACAATACGGGCATAAGAATGTGATGTATGTGGAGGATAAAGAGAAAGTAACCGAAACTCTTAAAGAAATTTCAAAAGCCGGAGATATCATTATCACCATGGGAGCCGGCGACATTTACCGGTTCGGTGAAGAATTTGTAGAAGCGCTGAAATCAAAAACATTCAAACCAAAAGGAAAGTAG
- a CDS encoding cell division protein FtsQ/DivIB has product MPWITAIMMVTGIAVLAAMYWTQNVTIQEVKVNDLTFTSYEEIKEAAAIPFGVKPDSLNLNEVIRRVESLTYVRSVMPYIEPNGNLRLNIRERQPIALLVNGSSRKYVDAEGVRLPILEGKTQDVPLLYGYSAASSDTIKAESFVQVRDFLMKAKINGFAWATISEVVFDETAGVVALSHENGVKLLFGRNEFEIKLENWKAFYTEVIRTKGIDAMRQVDLRFTNQVVTHEI; this is encoded by the coding sequence ATGCCCTGGATAACCGCCATTATGATGGTGACCGGCATTGCTGTGCTTGCTGCAATGTATTGGACTCAAAATGTGACTATACAGGAGGTAAAAGTAAATGACCTTACATTTACATCCTATGAAGAAATAAAAGAAGCAGCCGCTATCCCTTTCGGTGTAAAACCTGACAGCCTTAATCTTAATGAAGTAATCCGGAGGGTTGAAAGTTTGACATATGTCCGATCAGTAATGCCGTACATCGAACCCAACGGAAATTTAAGGCTCAATATCAGAGAACGTCAGCCCATAGCTTTACTGGTTAACGGTTCAAGTCGAAAATATGTAGATGCAGAAGGTGTACGCCTTCCCATATTAGAAGGCAAAACACAAGATGTACCCTTGCTCTATGGATACAGTGCCGCATCATCAGATACCATTAAAGCTGAATCATTTGTACAAGTCAGAGATTTTTTAATGAAAGCCAAAATTAACGGATTTGCCTGGGCCACTATCAGTGAAGTGGTTTTCGATGAAACCGCCGGTGTGGTAGCATTGAGCCATGAAAATGGAGTCAAGCTGCTTTTTGGACGTAATGAATTTGAAATCAAACTGGAGAACTGGAAAGCTTTTTATACAGAAGTGATCCGCACCAAAGGCATCGATGCTATGCGTCAGGTTGATCTCCGGTTTACAAATCAGGTGGTAACCCATGAAATTTAA
- the ftsA gene encoding cell division protein FtsA, translated as MEEHENIMVGLDIGTTKICAIVASIDEQERIHILGVGKAHSDGLNRGVVVNIDKTVNAIKDAIAQAELASGIQVNSVNVGIAGDHIRSMRSKGVITINNKDNEITAKDVERLLEDCQRIMLPTDQQILHVIPQEFVVDGQDGISDPVGMSGMRMEAEVHIITGLVSAAKNMYRCVERAGYQVADLILEPLASSYSVLDEEEKEAGVVLVDIGGGTTDLAIFQDNTIRHTAVVAIAGQKVTDDIRLGLSVLDDQAETLKRKHGESYADLIEEDEVITVPGIAGRPPKEITKSILAKIVQARMEEILEIVGIEVKRSGYADSMSAGVVITGGGSLIKNICPLANEILGLDAKVGIPLGITGGLKEEVNSPIYATGVGLVMHALRSGTANNQTMIPTSSKGTNVEQVMQKITERMKSWFKEL; from the coding sequence ATGGAAGAACATGAAAATATAATGGTAGGCCTGGATATCGGGACCACCAAAATTTGCGCAATCGTAGCCTCAATCGATGAACAGGAACGTATTCACATTCTCGGGGTGGGTAAAGCTCACAGCGACGGCCTGAACCGTGGAGTTGTGGTAAATATAGACAAAACCGTTAATGCTATTAAAGATGCCATTGCCCAGGCAGAACTGGCTTCCGGCATACAGGTAAATTCAGTGAATGTAGGTATCGCCGGGGATCATATCCGAAGCATGAGAAGCAAAGGCGTAATCACCATCAACAACAAAGACAACGAAATTACCGCCAAAGATGTAGAGCGACTGCTTGAAGACTGCCAGCGTATTATGCTGCCAACCGACCAGCAAATTCTACATGTAATTCCGCAGGAATTTGTGGTGGATGGTCAGGATGGCATTAGCGATCCGGTTGGAATGAGCGGCATGCGTATGGAAGCCGAAGTTCACATTATTACAGGCCTTGTTTCCGCGGCTAAGAACATGTATCGCTGCGTGGAAAGAGCCGGTTACCAGGTAGCTGACTTAATTCTTGAACCCCTTGCTTCCTCCTACTCTGTATTGGATGAAGAAGAAAAAGAAGCTGGCGTGGTATTAGTGGATATCGGGGGCGGTACTACCGATCTCGCCATTTTCCAGGACAATACGATACGACATACGGCAGTAGTCGCCATTGCCGGGCAAAAAGTAACCGATGATATCCGGCTCGGACTCAGCGTGCTTGACGATCAGGCTGAAACCCTTAAACGTAAACATGGCGAAAGTTATGCAGACCTGATCGAGGAAGATGAGGTTATCACAGTACCGGGAATTGCAGGACGCCCGCCCAAAGAAATAACTAAAAGTATTCTCGCTAAGATTGTTCAGGCCCGAATGGAAGAGATCCTGGAAATCGTAGGCATTGAAGTTAAACGCAGCGGATATGCAGATTCAATGAGTGCCGGAGTAGTCATTACCGGTGGCGGATCATTGATTAAAAATATCTGTCCGCTGGCAAACGAAATTTTAGGACTGGATGCCAAGGTAGGAATTCCTCTGGGCATCACAGGTGGACTGAAGGAAGAAGTAAACAGCCCAATCTATGCTACCGGCGTAGGCTTGGTTATGCACGCCCTTCGTTCAGGAACCGCTAATAATCAAACGATGATACCCACATCATCAAAAGGAACCAATGTTGAGCAGGTGATGCAGAAAATCACCGAGCGCATGAAGAGTTGGTTCAAAGAACTTTAA
- the ftsZ gene encoding cell division protein FtsZ, translated as MANNSRFFFDEQSQENAKIKVIGVGGGGGNAINNMINMGLESVEYIALNTDAQALKNSMADIKIQVGSALTNGLGAGARPEIGREAVEENRHEIEESIENADMVFVTAGMGGGTGTGGAPVVAGIAKRRGILTVGIITTPFECEGKVRKKYALEGITELKKNCDTVIVIPNERLLDIADENTSLMEAFAMANEVLYNATRGISDLILMPGLINLDFADVRTTMSDGGAAIMGSATAEGPDRAEKAARAAINSPLLDGVSIRGARNVLVNISAGSNLGMRETTTATNIIHEEAGENAEIILGTVLDETFGDEIRVTVISTGFELAEDRSSAKVAGSKEPSLNKAAQNAQVNIQKSKKESDVPNRFPRGTGDYYKGENNLKKLDTPSYLRRDLNVRKQEENIEVPEEEEQNNEAQDNIAPFQSRTERIRKDDTEQPAFLRKIMD; from the coding sequence ATGGCTAACAATTCACGTTTCTTTTTCGACGAACAGAGCCAGGAAAACGCTAAGATCAAAGTGATCGGCGTAGGCGGCGGTGGCGGAAACGCCATTAACAATATGATTAATATGGGGCTCGAAAGTGTGGAGTATATCGCACTGAATACCGATGCCCAGGCACTAAAAAACAGCATGGCGGATATCAAGATCCAGGTGGGTTCGGCCCTTACCAACGGACTTGGCGCCGGGGCACGTCCCGAGATCGGGCGTGAGGCGGTGGAAGAAAACCGTCATGAAATTGAAGAATCCATTGAAAATGCCGATATGGTATTTGTAACGGCAGGCATGGGTGGCGGAACCGGAACTGGGGGAGCTCCTGTGGTGGCTGGAATCGCCAAACGCCGTGGAATTTTAACCGTGGGTATCATCACTACCCCATTTGAATGTGAGGGCAAAGTTCGTAAAAAATATGCCCTGGAAGGAATCACCGAGCTCAAGAAAAATTGCGATACGGTAATAGTGATCCCCAATGAGCGGCTTCTCGACATTGCCGACGAAAACACTTCCCTGATGGAAGCCTTTGCGATGGCGAATGAGGTACTTTACAACGCAACACGCGGTATCAGCGACCTGATTCTCATGCCCGGACTCATCAACCTTGACTTTGCTGATGTTCGCACAACCATGAGCGACGGGGGTGCAGCCATTATGGGCTCAGCTACAGCTGAAGGTCCTGACAGAGCTGAGAAAGCAGCACGGGCAGCTATTAACTCTCCACTGTTAGACGGAGTAAGTATTCGCGGTGCACGAAATGTATTGGTGAATATTTCAGCCGGATCTAACCTTGGAATGCGTGAAACCACAACAGCTACCAATATCATCCATGAAGAAGCCGGTGAAAATGCCGAGATCATTTTAGGTACGGTATTGGATGAAACTTTTGGAGATGAAATCCGCGTGACGGTGATCTCTACAGGTTTCGAATTGGCAGAAGATCGCTCCTCGGCTAAAGTGGCCGGAAGTAAAGAACCTTCTTTGAATAAAGCGGCTCAAAATGCTCAGGTCAATATTCAAAAGTCCAAGAAAGAATCGGATGTACCAAATCGATTCCCAAGAGGAACAGGCGACTATTACAAAGGGGAAAACAACCTCAAAAAACTGGATACTCCTTCTTATCTGCGTCGTGATCTAAACGTTCGCAAGCAGGAAGAAAACATCGAAGTTCCTGAGGAAGAAGAGCAAAACAACGAAGCGCAAGATAATATAGCGCCTTTCCAAAGCCGCACGGAACGCATCCGTAAGGATGATACCGAGCAGCCGGCCTTTCTCCGTAAAATCATGGATTAA
- a CDS encoding sulfite exporter TauE/SafE family protein, with protein sequence MLELLLLLLVGLVAGILAGLLGIGGGIIFTPVLFFLFDGAGVENPVLWTVASGLFCTFIAASGSIVRQYLQDNIFWGEGIKLGLMGVIGVYAGKLVITSPYYNRTEFVIFFSIMLLYVAYMMFGRGKDKKDEFDREFEPLKLQQSFITGGCGGFVAALAGVGGGGVMVPIMNLFYKQPFRKAVSVSHLAMILMVTTGWLQLAFEPGAISGLTEFSVGYVDFGAAFPLAIGGLIGGFGGAYLNQKIKRKYLQWGFAVLAVAMAGRLVYSIL encoded by the coding sequence TTGCTTGAGCTTCTGCTTCTTTTATTGGTTGGATTGGTAGCGGGAATTCTAGCCGGGTTGCTTGGAATAGGCGGTGGGATCATTTTCACTCCTGTCCTTTTCTTTTTATTTGATGGGGCCGGAGTCGAAAACCCGGTACTCTGGACGGTGGCTTCCGGTTTGTTTTGTACGTTCATAGCCGCTTCAGGAAGTATTGTACGCCAATATCTGCAGGATAATATATTTTGGGGTGAAGGAATTAAGTTGGGCTTGATGGGAGTAATTGGTGTTTATGCAGGTAAATTGGTGATTACTTCTCCGTATTACAACCGAACCGAATTCGTGATCTTTTTCTCGATAATGTTGTTGTATGTTGCATACATGATGTTCGGAAGGGGTAAAGACAAGAAAGATGAATTTGACCGGGAGTTTGAACCATTGAAGTTGCAGCAATCGTTTATTACAGGTGGCTGTGGCGGATTTGTAGCTGCCCTTGCCGGAGTTGGCGGGGGCGGGGTGATGGTGCCCATTATGAATTTATTTTATAAACAGCCCTTCAGAAAAGCAGTAAGTGTATCCCATCTGGCGATGATACTCATGGTTACTACCGGCTGGCTGCAGCTTGCCTTTGAACCGGGTGCTATTTCGGGCCTTACAGAATTTTCGGTCGGTTATGTGGATTTTGGAGCGGCCTTTCCGCTGGCTATCGGCGGACTCATCGGAGGTTTTGGGGGAGCTTATCTCAACCAAAAGATCAAAAGAAAATACCTGCAGTGGGGTTTTGCAGTGTTAGCTGTAGCTATGGCGGGTCGGTTGGTGTATTCTATTTTATGA
- a CDS encoding PhzF family phenazine biosynthesis protein, translated as MSLSIYQVDAFTSELFTGNPAAVVPLEEWLTDEQMQDIAAENNLSETAFFVKEGNSYRLRWFTPTVEVDLCGHATLATAHVLFEELDYSEDEIVFKTRSGLLTVGKKGGRLLMNFPADHMEKAEAPDVLFKALGILKTPEVFKSDDYMVVLNSEEEVAALNPDIKMLSEVEARGIIVTAPGDEVDFVSRFFAPQSGVDEDPVTGSAHTKSTPYWSKKLGKDELKARQISKRGGDLICTMKGDRVEISGEAVTYLKGEITFA; from the coding sequence ATGAGTTTATCCATTTATCAAGTTGATGCGTTTACATCCGAATTATTTACCGGGAATCCGGCTGCTGTGGTTCCTTTAGAGGAATGGCTGACAGATGAACAAATGCAGGATATTGCTGCTGAAAACAATCTCTCCGAAACAGCCTTTTTTGTGAAAGAGGGCAATAGTTATCGCTTGCGGTGGTTTACCCCGACAGTGGAAGTGGATCTTTGCGGGCACGCCACGCTTGCCACAGCTCATGTGTTATTTGAAGAACTTGACTACTCAGAGGATGAGATCGTGTTTAAAACCCGAAGTGGTTTGCTTACAGTTGGCAAAAAAGGGGGAAGACTACTGATGAATTTCCCTGCAGATCATATGGAAAAAGCTGAAGCTCCGGATGTTCTTTTCAAAGCTCTGGGAATTCTCAAAACGCCCGAAGTATTTAAATCCGATGATTACATGGTAGTGCTGAATTCGGAGGAAGAAGTTGCAGCATTAAACCCTGACATTAAGATGCTGAGTGAAGTAGAAGCACGTGGAATTATTGTCACAGCTCCGGGTGATGAAGTTGATTTTGTGTCCCGTTTTTTTGCTCCGCAATCAGGAGTGGATGAAGACCCGGTTACCGGTTCGGCTCATACCAAAAGTACTCCATACTGGAGTAAAAAATTAGGTAAAGACGAATTGAAAGCCCGACAGATCTCTAAGCGTGGAGGAGATCTTATTTGCACGATGAAAGGAGATCGGGTGGAGATATCCGGTGAGGCCGTCACTTATTTAAAAGGGGAGATCACTTTTGCTTGA
- a CDS encoding TonB-dependent receptor has protein sequence MRYLLTLLLLFLLIESPKAQIKAELDSIDVTASRITTSISESGKNVSVITAEQIGEMPVQSVDELLRSLPGININGRAGFGVQADVGVRGSTFSQVMFLLDNTPLNDPLTAHFNTNIPVALSEIAQIELIRGPASTSFGADAVGGVVHIKTKAYMMKEVEAPEEFQPRANLDVSAGENDLRIIDATAGVAKKNIRFSTSFRTASSDGEQFSNPGFEQGVSPEENYNTYFDMMNLSAALSVNLAENWNWYVRSGIENRDFNARYFYTRSIYDESVEKIDSRWALSALTYDNGNHRTEINASYRDVEDVFDFNSGTLGIPPNEHQTQQLFLNASHQYELNNDQLNSVSESLNYMRFMIGGQILNKQIESTDRGDHENTSWGVYGIHTMNYGFGLSVTTSLRLQFNPISDLSFLPQISAAYDMGTLNIRTSIGQALREGDFTERYISHEIPNLTPGRNIGNPDLLPEESTTFDLGLDWTPTNNLRISPTAFYRSSSNLIDYALTNSNNIDNADNLQDGEEYFYASNISESDVVGIEFLSALTSDLGSSVALRTEAGYTYIKTTSDQNTVSRYIANHPSHQVSLDLSLTGGNLSVQSQSQFNVRSEEAEALINAEVPNQYFLTNLKVGYKPFGNNFQIYTQILNVTDTQYQEILGAPMPGRWVLGGVKYSL, from the coding sequence ATGAGATATTTATTAACCCTACTATTATTATTTCTATTAATTGAATCCCCTAAAGCTCAGATCAAGGCTGAACTTGATTCTATCGATGTTACTGCATCAAGAATCACTACCTCCATTTCGGAAAGCGGAAAGAATGTTTCGGTGATCACTGCAGAACAGATCGGTGAAATGCCGGTACAGTCGGTGGATGAGCTTCTCCGCAGTCTTCCCGGCATCAATATAAACGGCCGCGCAGGTTTCGGCGTGCAAGCAGATGTTGGTGTACGCGGAAGCACCTTTTCGCAGGTGATGTTCCTTTTGGATAACACACCTTTAAACGATCCTCTGACTGCCCACTTCAATACCAATATCCCGGTTGCGCTTTCTGAGATCGCCCAAATCGAGTTGATCCGTGGCCCGGCAAGCACCTCTTTTGGAGCTGATGCCGTGGGTGGTGTGGTACACATAAAAACCAAGGCGTACATGATGAAAGAAGTTGAAGCCCCTGAAGAATTTCAACCCCGAGCTAATCTTGACGTTTCAGCCGGTGAAAATGACCTGCGCATCATTGATGCAACCGCAGGTGTTGCCAAAAAAAATATTCGATTCAGCACCTCTTTCAGAACGGCTTCATCTGATGGAGAACAGTTTTCGAACCCCGGATTTGAGCAGGGTGTTTCCCCGGAAGAGAACTATAACACCTATTTTGATATGATGAACCTGTCGGCTGCCCTTTCAGTAAACTTAGCTGAAAACTGGAATTGGTATGTACGTTCAGGGATCGAGAATCGTGATTTCAATGCCCGTTATTTTTACACGAGAAGTATCTATGACGAATCGGTAGAAAAGATCGACAGCCGGTGGGCACTTTCTGCATTAACCTACGATAATGGGAATCACCGCACTGAGATCAATGCCTCTTACCGGGATGTGGAAGATGTGTTTGATTTTAATTCCGGTACTCTTGGTATTCCGCCGAATGAGCATCAAACACAACAACTATTTCTGAATGCTTCTCATCAATATGAATTGAATAATGATCAATTGAATTCGGTTTCCGAGTCATTGAATTACATGCGATTTATGATCGGCGGTCAGATCCTAAATAAACAGATCGAAAGTACCGACCGGGGTGATCATGAAAACACCTCCTGGGGAGTGTACGGTATCCACACCATGAACTATGGCTTTGGGTTGAGTGTGACCACCAGCCTTAGACTACAGTTCAATCCCATAAGCGATCTTTCTTTCCTTCCGCAGATCAGTGCGGCTTATGACATGGGAACCCTGAATATCAGAACTTCTATTGGACAGGCTCTCCGTGAAGGCGATTTCACTGAGCGTTATATTTCTCATGAGATTCCAAATCTCACTCCCGGACGAAATATTGGGAATCCTGATCTGCTTCCGGAAGAATCCACCACTTTTGATCTTGGCCTGGACTGGACCCCAACCAACAACCTGAGGATCTCACCAACGGCCTTTTATCGGAGTTCATCAAACCTGATTGATTACGCTCTGACGAATTCTAATAACATCGATAATGCAGATAACTTGCAAGACGGTGAAGAATATTTCTATGCGTCCAACATTTCAGAATCTGATGTGGTCGGTATAGAATTTTTATCGGCCCTTACTTCTGATTTGGGATCAAGTGTGGCGTTAAGAACCGAAGCAGGTTATACCTATATCAAAACAACAAGTGATCAAAATACGGTTTCCCGCTACATTGCCAACCACCCATCGCATCAGGTTAGTCTTGATTTGTCTTTAACGGGCGGCAATCTTTCCGTACAGTCACAGTCTCAATTCAACGTGCGTTCGGAAGAAGCTGAGGCACTGATAAACGCTGAAGTACCCAACCAATATTTCCTGACCAATTTAAAGGTGGGATACAAACCATTCGGGAATAACTTCCAGATCTACACTCAGATCCTGAATGTTACAGACACACAATACCAAGAGATCCTCGGTGCTCCCATGCCCGGAAGATGGGTACTTGGCGGAGTTAAATACAGTCTTTAA
- a CDS encoding endonuclease MutS2: MKLYPNSLLDKLGFEHIRQATLELTQSVRSEELMETLKPSSNLQRVQLLTGQTAEMLEIIADPDPFPLREFPEVRDYLSQSKAEGSLIPLPAFVDVLKICSASRQVKKFLKAREDTYPRLLKVSEGLIPMKELEKNIKEKVTEYGELRDDASPELQSIRRKLNKRKSDLRGTINRAMNKASKDGMTSDEGATIRNGRMVIPIQAEFKRKFQGFVHDVSASGQTVYIEPVEALNMNNEIRQFEAEEQREIERILKELTRHVRQNAEYIDQNTLCLAELDVIAAKAKLTKKLEGQIPIIAEKNYLSVKEAYNPILRLKNLSIRKKENREKIIPLFMKLEEDERCLMITGPNAGGKSVAMKTVGLLSMMMQSGFGVPANPTSELPIFSGIYVDMGDDQSIEDDLSTFSSRLQWMRETVKQFEPGSLVLIDEAAAGTDPEEGGALFQSFIERMLEQDCKVIVTTHHGSLKVFAHEHPLAVNGSMEFDQSSLSPTYKFKKGIPGSSYAFEIAQRMNLNEEVLKRARVLLGEAKNRMESLITELETKSQQAAELKEKYTSLQAKAESERKKFENKIQAIEKDKEKIREKALKEAKSIMDSANQRVERAVQQIVEQNKADKDEIKEIRKEVDQEKKEIDRSLQEIEEKKEERKQVTDDPPKKGDHVRFKDGNTTGELVEINGKNAVVQAGGLRLKTKYKNLVKVEQPKKEKKSKARSSIIVGDSNLTNEMVKPSLEVRGMRTEDALHEVTQYIDRAVFRNMNQVEIIHGKGDGILRSQIQSYLNTRKDVKNVETAPIERGGAGCTIVELK; the protein is encoded by the coding sequence ATGAAACTGTACCCCAATTCCCTTTTAGATAAACTTGGTTTTGAGCATATCCGTCAGGCCACACTGGAGCTGACGCAATCGGTTCGCTCTGAGGAATTGATGGAAACTTTAAAACCTTCCTCAAATTTACAGCGGGTACAACTGCTTACCGGACAAACAGCTGAAATGCTGGAGATCATCGCCGATCCCGATCCTTTTCCACTAAGAGAATTTCCCGAGGTTCGCGACTACTTATCACAATCCAAAGCCGAAGGTAGCCTCATCCCCCTTCCCGCTTTTGTGGATGTGTTGAAAATTTGTTCAGCATCACGACAGGTAAAGAAATTCCTGAAAGCCAGAGAGGATACCTATCCCCGGCTTTTAAAAGTTTCGGAAGGACTCATCCCGATGAAGGAGCTCGAAAAAAACATTAAGGAGAAGGTGACAGAGTATGGAGAATTGCGGGACGATGCGAGTCCGGAATTACAATCCATTCGCCGAAAACTGAACAAGCGAAAAAGCGACCTCCGGGGAACTATCAACCGGGCTATGAATAAGGCCTCCAAAGATGGTATGACTTCCGATGAGGGTGCTACTATCCGTAACGGACGTATGGTGATCCCGATTCAGGCTGAATTCAAACGAAAGTTCCAAGGATTTGTGCATGATGTTTCCGCGAGCGGACAAACGGTGTACATTGAGCCGGTGGAAGCGCTGAATATGAACAACGAGATTCGTCAGTTCGAGGCCGAGGAACAACGCGAAATTGAACGTATCCTGAAAGAACTGACCAGACATGTACGCCAAAACGCCGAGTATATTGATCAAAATACCTTATGCCTTGCAGAACTTGATGTGATCGCAGCAAAAGCAAAACTCACTAAAAAGCTGGAAGGACAAATCCCGATCATCGCCGAGAAAAATTACCTTAGTGTGAAGGAAGCCTACAATCCCATTCTCCGGCTCAAAAACCTGAGTATCCGAAAAAAGGAAAATCGCGAGAAAATCATTCCGCTGTTCATGAAGCTGGAAGAAGACGAACGCTGCCTGATGATCACCGGGCCCAATGCCGGGGGTAAATCGGTAGCCATGAAAACCGTGGGCTTATTGTCCATGATGATGCAATCCGGGTTTGGCGTGCCTGCCAACCCAACTTCCGAACTTCCCATCTTCTCAGGGATTTATGTAGATATGGGCGATGATCAATCCATTGAAGATGACCTAAGTACCTTCTCATCCCGGCTGCAATGGATGCGAGAAACCGTGAAACAGTTTGAGCCAGGTAGTTTAGTGTTAATCGATGAAGCTGCTGCCGGCACTGATCCGGAGGAAGGCGGAGCACTGTTTCAGTCGTTCATCGAACGGATGCTGGAACAAGACTGTAAGGTGATCGTAACCACCCATCACGGTTCGCTTAAAGTATTTGCACATGAACATCCTTTAGCCGTGAATGGGTCTATGGAATTCGACCAATCTTCCCTCTCTCCCACCTATAAATTCAAAAAGGGTATTCCGGGAAGCAGTTATGCTTTTGAAATTGCCCAGCGCATGAACCTGAATGAAGAAGTACTGAAACGAGCCCGGGTGCTGCTGGGAGAAGCCAAGAATAGGATGGAATCACTGATCACTGAATTGGAGACGAAATCACAGCAGGCGGCTGAATTAAAGGAAAAATACACCTCCCTACAGGCCAAGGCAGAATCGGAACGGAAGAAGTTTGAGAATAAAATTCAGGCCATTGAAAAAGACAAAGAGAAGATCCGTGAGAAGGCGCTGAAGGAAGCAAAGTCGATCATGGACTCGGCTAATCAGCGCGTGGAACGAGCCGTCCAGCAGATTGTGGAGCAGAACAAAGCCGATAAAGATGAGATCAAGGAGATCCGCAAAGAAGTGGATCAGGAGAAAAAAGAAATTGACCGCTCGCTGCAAGAGATTGAAGAGAAGAAAGAAGAACGTAAACAGGTTACGGACGATCCTCCCAAAAAAGGGGATCACGTTCGTTTCAAGGATGGAAATACAACCGGGGAATTAGTGGAGATCAATGGTAAAAATGCGGTGGTACAGGCCGGTGGTTTGCGACTAAAGACCAAGTACAAGAACCTGGTTAAAGTGGAACAGCCCAAGAAAGAAAAGAAATCAAAAGCCCGTTCATCTATTATTGTAGGCGATAGTAATTTAACCAACGAGATGGTTAAGCCCTCCCTGGAGGTTCGGGGAATGAGAACGGAAGATGCCCTGCATGAGGTTACCCAATACATCGACCGGGCGGTGTTCCGAAATATGAATCAGGTGGAGATCATTCACGGAAAGGGGGATGGGATCTTGCGGAGCCAGATTCAATCATACCTGAATACTCGTAAAGATGTGAAAAATGTAGAAACGGCACCTATTGAGAGAGGGGGAGCGGGTTGTACGATTGTGGAGTTGAAATGA